atccATCGGTCTTGAGTGGCCCTGcccagcatggctcatagcttcattgagttatgcaaaccCCTTCACCACGACAAGGCTGTCATCCATGAATGGGTCAAAAATTATGTAACATCctcaaataaaactcaaaaatatgCAATACTGCCATGGAGAAAAAACATGGAGACCTAAATATAGGGAGACCTAAATAAGACCAAAATAAAAGGAGAGCTATATGATGGTAATGGACTATTAAAATCAATAATGTTAGATAATATTTTTTCCCAAGTAGATTTAAGGATTCAAAGAATCCCATCAAAGTctcagcatttttatttataagttgTCATGATGACTATTATTCATTTGAGTTGAGCATAGCCAAGACAGTTGAACAGGAACTTACagaagccactatggaagatggtatggagattccttttaaaactaggaataaaaccaccatatgacacagcaatcccactgctaggcatataccttgaggaaaccagggttgaaaaagacacatgtatctcattgttcactgcagcactatttacaatagctcaaacatggaagcaacctagatgcccatcaacagatgaatggataaagaagtagtggtatatatacacaatggaatattgtaagtggctcagtcgtgtccgactctttgcgaccccatggactgtccatggcattctcgaggccagaatactggagtgggtagcctttcctttctccaggggatcttcctaacctaggaattgaaccagggtctcctgcatcgcaggcggattctttaccaacagagctatctAGGAAgcctcaatggaatattactcagccataaaaaggaacgcatttgagtcagttctgatgaggttgATGaccctagaacctattatacacagtaaagtgagtcataaagagaaagataaatatcatattttaacacacatatatggaatctaggaaaatggttctgaagaatttacttacagggcagcaatggagaaacaaacacagagaatATATTTATGGACATggtgagaggggaggagagggtgagatgtatgaaaagagtacatggaaacttacattaccatatgtaaaatagattgccaacgagaatttgctgtgtggctcaggaaactcaaataggggctctgtatcaacctaaatgggtgggatagggagggagatgggaggaaggttcaaaagggaagggatatatgtataccgatggctgattcatgttgaggtatgacagaaaacaaagttttgtaaagcaattatccttcaataaaaaataaagaaagaacttACAGAAGGATACTTATTCTACCTTACCAAGATTGTTTCCTGCTATATTAACAAAGGGTGGTATTTGTGATCCTATTCCTTGCTGCAACCTGCCTCTATACCTGTTGCagattcttcctttcttttcttttgcttttccccATAATGCTTATTTTCTAAAATGCTATATAATTTTGTTCATGACTTCTTATCTACTCAATCTCTCTGTTAGGGAAAGCATACTGACTGAAATCGCCCAGcttggccaggcaccacagtaaccatttgcatgagttatttcaCGACAGGAGGAGGTCCTAGTAAAGAATAGCAACTAAtcagccaccaccaaccagaagaattcgggaaaggtcaaaaggaaacaCCACATGTCCGATCATCTTCCAGAATCCTTCTCCCTggtatccatcttggctgaggaaCGTGTACagcaccaggaaggactctgagtcagaataattggccaaagacaacctggaaagtAATCCCCCATTACCATAATGcttgagactgtgagccacgtggcagagcagtcctcctgggttcccttaccctactgctctctggggggctggggggtggggtcagGATACTttttccaataaagtctcttgctttgtgagcatgtgtgtctccttggacatatcgtttccgagtgttagacaagagccctcttttgggccctggaaggggtttcCCTTCCTGCAACACCTCCTTCCCCGTCCCCTGACCCAGAAAAAAGTTCTCCAAAGCAATGATCTCTGTTTTGCTCACTGAGTAGGGCTTATCTCCAACAGGTGCTCAATATACTTGTTGAAAGACTTTAGAGAAAATAGGTTTGCTCTTGTCAGTTGTCTACTTGCCTTACTATCATTTACAAAGATGCAGAGCTACACATACTATCCTGGCAAAACTGCTTCCTCCCGAAAGAACCAGGAACCCACGACCCAGCGGCCCAGGAAGCACCAGCATTAGCTCAGAATGCGTCTGGTAATGGGACAGACTCAGCCCGGCCTCTCCTGGCAGACAGTTACGAAGAACtacacttcccagaatccttggGTCCTGGtgtggactacatttcccagaggGGATAGCGCTAGTCCCTGAGGGTCCCGGACCTGCGTGGGTTTTGCCGCTGGCGTGAAAGGCCTCCCGGCGTGAGGCCGACCCAGGCAGCACCTCGGACAAGTCCCTACCTGAAGCAGTTGTCTGGCCGTGTCAGTTCCGGAGCATAACACTTGCTGCCCGTGGAACCCCCGGAGGCCCGGGCGAGGTGAGCGGTGGAGTGTCGGCGGGATGCAGGAGGGAGGACCGGGCCTCGGGAGGATGCTGCGTCGGGGCGCGGGACAGAGGCCCAAGAGGCGAGAGCGGGTTCTTCGTGGGTGCCGGCAGGCCGTGGGCGGAGCGCCACCGGCTGTATCTTTTTGGCACCACCGCCTCCCACAGATGTGCCCTGAACGCCGCAAGTCGGGCACTTCCTCCCCATTCGCCGGGTTCTGCCACCCTGCTGCTTTCTCCCGACCTGTTCCCGGCGAGCTACCTGCCTGGCTCCTGCGGGCGTTTTAATTTGCTCCGGGCCGGCAGTGAATGTGAAGATAATTTCCTCCCTCTAGCATCGCCACTGCCCTCCTTAGTGAAAGGCTCGTTTTGCGTGAGAAGTGAGTCACTGGTTTTCCCCAGTGGCCGAATCAGGACTGGAATCCCGATCTTCGGTTGTCTGTTCCTCCTCCCTAAAGCCTGCTCCCCGCTTTAGGAGAGCTGATGTGTTCCCTTCCGGAAGCAGGTTTTCTAGAAAAATCTGGAAATTGTTTCTTTGGCAGGAGGGGGAGGAGTTGGGTGGGAAGACTTGCGTGGAGAAAAGTTGTCACGTGCATGCAGGGAGGTTAAAGCATGTGCTCTGTGGCCAGCTGTGGTTGGAATCCTGGTACCACCCTCCCTTGGCTGTGTGGACTGGGGTAAGTTGCTCCCACTCTGCCCTCAGTGTCctgatctataaaatgggggatTGACAGTGCCAACTGTGCTCAATGATGCATTCAGTGCCTGACACTTGGTGAGGCTCAAGGAGCTGCTACTACTGCTGATAGAGTCCTAGGACCTTTTCCTCTGAGTCAGGGAGAGAGCTGGGCCTGGAACAGGATGACCCAGCCCTTCTCTCTGGTGCTGTCTATTCCTAGGTCCTTCTCTGAGGGCACATGGTATCATTCTCATTCTCTGTAAAGGTTTCAGAGTTGCTGATTCTGAGGGGTGGAAAGAGAACGGGCTTCCTGCTGGctccctttttcttctctcagatCTGACTTCTGGAGACCTCACCCATCCCCAAGGGAAACTGCTCAGAAAGAGGATATGGCTGCCGAACAGAGGGAAGCAAGGTCTCAGGTGAGTTCATTGCCCTCTCAAGTCTTATagacaaatagattttttttttttaatcttcaaactGGAGTTCTCCCCCTAATACAATCTTCACCAGGATTTGGAGCCCATATCCTTTTCTCTTTGAAGAGCTGGCCCACAGAGGTGGATGGTGGATTCCATAGGGAATGTTCACTTCCAACTTTGCAATCCATATCtagtgtttctcttttgttttcctggtatgcACTCTTTTATTCATTAATCTCAGCTCACCATGTGATTACTAATTAGACAGGTAAGATGCCACACATCTTATATCACTTGAGGTCAGAACAAACATGAACACTTGGCAGCGTTCCTTTCTGGCCTGGCCCCTTTGCTCATTCCTGTCCCTTTCCCTACTCTTGGCCaaaaggcttttctttttctttccacccCTGAGAATCCTCATGCTATCTTTCCCAGGTTTTTTCCCCAGTCCATAGTTTTTAGTTTTAACTTTCTGGATCATgtatcttgcttctatcactctCTTGAAAGCTCATCTTGACCtactattttcatctttattctgTGGAAATGAAGGTGGGGCCCCCATCCAGGTTAACCATGTCAGAGGGAACATAAATGGAGAGGCCTCTTAACTTCAAGAGCAGAGAGAAGACTCCTCAGGAAGTGGCAGGGAGGATCTTGTGGGATATCAGTAGTGGAGAGTCAAGGTATACAGGGTGTACAGTTAGAAGTGGGGCTCTCAAGCCAGACAGCCAGGTTTGAACCCATATCCTCTGCTGTCATTTATAGGCCTTAGGCATCtgcatctctctgtgcctcagtttcctcagctgtagaATGAGAATAACAGCCATGCCTGCCTGCCTCATAGGGTAGATGAGAGGACCACGTGAAATTACAGCATGGAAAGTGTTTTAATCGGGGCTGGGCACATCAGAGACGTTCAGTAGGTGGTGGTTGTGGTAGCTGAACGGTATCATTCTAGTCCACGATACTATAACTGTTGGCAGATAGAAATGACTATACAGTGTTTTTCAGACCCAGAAAATACTGTCAGTTTTTACTCATTTTCATCTAACAATAATATTGATACTTAATGTTGCTAGGGAATATCCCGAGGGCTTTACCTTTGTTCTCACTCTCATAACAGCGCAGCAgttattaccccattttacatatgagggaACTGATGCTCAAAGAAGTCCAGTGACctgaaatcaaacccaggtatgtCTGGCCTCTCAGTTCATGCTGGTTATTGTCCAGCCGTTCCTCTGGTGCATTTCTCAGAATGCAGAGTAGGCCCAGACCCTGTGTTACCAGAGCTCTGTGATGTGTGATGTTGTATGTCATCTGAAGCCACGAAATGTGGTGATTGATCTTCTGAGGCAATGGCTAGGACCTGCCTTTGTATATTAGAGCTGCTTGGCTTTCACATTCCATTCCAGCAAAGTCAAGCTGCTCTCTTGCCCAGAATCTTCTCCGTCCCTATATGACATTTCTCCCTAACCTCACATGCTGCGTGGACTTGTATGTAAAACTCAGTAACGGGATGTTTTAGGGTCAGAGAGAGAATATACCAAGTGCTGTGTTAAAAGGAGACTAGTTATCATCCTGTCTCTGCCATTAATAAAGTATGTGACTTGGAATCCTAACTGCCCTGGATCTTGTGTTCCTTGTCTCTAAAATAAGGGTAAATGGAAATGATGTGTGGTCATATTCAGCtacacattttcttttgttgttcaaaTTTATGCACTTTTCTTGTCTGTTAGTTAGATTGTAAATTCTTTGACAGCAAAGAATTGCTGTATTCCTCACCAATATTAATTTATTGCCTCATCTTACCATACAAATATTGCATAATTGTGGCAAAAAACTTTACAGAGAataaaatatgcacatatatatgtgcatatgtatatatgcttgtatatgtacatatgtgcatatatgtgtgtatgtgtgtgtgtttgtgtatatattttttccatatatGCAGAAAAAAACCCACCATCTGGAGATAATTGCTGTGAGCCATTTGTTATGTGTCTCTCAGCATTATTTTCTatgtacatatttaatttttttcaaaaatgggaACAAGCTACACATACTGATACATATTCTGCTTTTTGTAATTAACATTATCATGAATGTCTTTTTAAGTCAACATTATTGACTTATATCATCAGTTTTAATGATTGCCTAGTACTTTATATTGATGTGATAATAGGTAACATCTGAACCTTTAATATAGGCTTGGTATGGTTTTAAGTACATTGTGTGCAGTATTTCAATTATTTACTAATTATTTGGTAGATTTTGAGAGGCCTTTTACAGAGTGGTTAAGAATGGAGCCTTAGACATGTACCTGAAATTGGAATCCCAGCACTACCACTGACCAGCTTTATGACTTTAGACAGATGTCTTCCCCTCTCTGTGAGTTCTCctgtgtaaaatgaggataataatagtaccttctTCTCAGGGTTGTCATGAAGATAAAAGATTTACACTAAAGGTTAATATAAAGCTCTAAGAAAAGTACTTGGCCTGAAGAAAGCATTCAGTAAATGATAGCTACTTTAATTGCCACTATTGTCCTCAGGCTTCAGAGAGCACACAGATAATGCCTTAAATCATGTAACCCAGCCTCTGTCAATGattatttaggttgtttccatttctttgctctTACTAACACCATGATAAATGTCcttgtgtgtgcatttttttgCGTGGTTCATTGTCAAACAAATACAGTAATTTGGAGACTTAAAGAGTATAAACATTTTAACGCTCTTAATATGTTTTATTGAATTGCCTTAAGAAAGATTATTCTAACAAACATTCCTACTAATGGCCTTAATACCTCCACACATCTCTGTGGTTAACACAGGGCATGGTTCAGACTTCATGCTACTCAGTATATATTTGTCACAAATCAAGTGTTCATTAAACTAGTGACTTGAACCTTTCAGAACCTAGAATAATACAGAAGCATTTCATGGTAACCTGACTACTTCCCATTGCTGCTGCCTTCACCCTGTGTGATGGGTGGTCCTGGGTGAGCTAGGATGGCTTGTCTCTACAGGTGTCAGTGACGTTCGAAGATGTGGCTGTGCTCTTTACACGGGATGAGTGGAGAAAACTGGCTCCTTCTCAGAGAAACCTGTACCaagatgtgatgctggagaactatAGTAACCTTGTCTCATTGGGTAAGGAAATTTCCTCTGATCGGAAATTGGAATAACTCAGCACCCAAATCCCTGGATAAAAGCCATGGATCATCAAAATTTCAGCTGAATTTTGCCTTAGCAGTGTACAAATTGGATCtccaaaaataaatctgaaaaatttGGCCTCATACGCATGGATGCCTCGTGCCTCATGGATGGGACAGTCTACAGAGCTGCACATTAGAAATTCCCTCATAGTTCAAGCCGTTCCCACTATGACGTGTTTGCTCATTTCTAAGCAGAGAGCATCCTTCAGCCCCCTTCTTTGACCCACCACTTGCCTTCCCCCGTTTTCTTTTCCAGCCAGATAAACACCATATAATCCATATTTTAAAGGGAGCTAGATAGTGTCTTCTTATTTTAAACAAGCTACCTGTTACAGAATCCTTTCCATAGGTACCTGTTTATAGATATCAGTCTGGACATCTCACATACTTCTTTTTCTACAGAAAGCTAATGGTACCCTATTTCAGGGCTGCATGCTCATTGTGTTTCCCTAACATGTAACTAATTATTCCATCATTAGGTTCTACAAGTCCCTTGCTTTTTTCCCTAACCCGCTCCTTTACATCACAGGGGCATAGCTTGAGCACCCCACAGAAGCTCTTTGCCTCATCCTCTCAGTTTCCACTCAGAACCAGTTACCTCTTTGTATCAAGagtgagtttgttgttgtttttatttttttgtcctttttttttttgctgtgagcAGGACTCCCATTTTCCAAACCTGAAGTGATCTCCCTGTTGCAGCAAggagaagatccctggaaggTAGAGAAAGAAAGCCCTGGAGATTCCTCTCTAGGTGAGTGGGTGGGGAATCTCTGCAAGCAGCAGTCTGGTAAATGAGTGGATGTGTGACTTGGAGATGTTGGTCAGTGAACTTTCTCCAGGTTCTCAGTCCTCAagaaatgatggagaaggaatgCTAAGGCCCCCAGTCACAAGCGTCCTCTTTTTCTCTTACAGTTACTTCACAGGTGAATCTCTCAGgatcttttttcttattctttcctgTTTGAGAGAAGGGCTAcattttcatgtattcattcagcaGACTTAGTGTATTTAAGGAACTGTAGCTGATTCATTCTGACTGAAGGCCAGCGttacaggaaaagaaagagatgagaaaggaaatagaTTGGAAAGCCGGGTGGGGGCCACACTATGGGTGCTTTGGTACAGTTCTTAAAGATGAGAACTGTCTATGGCTGACTGGAAATCATTTAAGACTTTTctgatagttttatttatttgttggctgTGTTTgcctgggctgggtctttgttgctgcgtgggctgcTGCTGGTTGCCGTGCTCAGGCTG
The nucleotide sequence above comes from Bos indicus isolate NIAB-ARS_2022 breed Sahiwal x Tharparkar chromosome 7, NIAB-ARS_B.indTharparkar_mat_pri_1.0, whole genome shotgun sequence. Encoded proteins:
- the LOC109560809 gene encoding zinc finger protein 354A isoform X6, with translation MAAEQREARSQVSVTFEDVAVLFTRDEWRKLAPSQRNLYQDVMLENYSNLVSLGLPFSKPEVISLLQQGEDPWKVEKESPGDSSLDLKHG
- the LOC109560809 gene encoding zinc finger protein 354A isoform X5 — protein: MAAEQREARSQVSVTFEDVAVLFTRDEWRKLAPSQRNLYQDVMLENYSNLVSLGLPFSKPEVISLLQQGEDPWKVEKESPGDSSLGRPSTLQ
- the LOC109560809 gene encoding zinc finger protein 354A isoform X3 codes for the protein MAAEQREARSQVSVTFEDVAVLFTRDEWRKLAPSQRNLYQDVMLENYSNLVSLGLPFSKPEVISLLQQGEDPWKVEKESPGDSSLGLFFTTEPPKKPQFKNFKLKNYMVLDILERLVLSLRHFKHPENVRAVLKPQRQLKLKTHHFRG
- the LOC109560809 gene encoding zinc finger protein 354A isoform X4; the encoded protein is MAAEQREARSQVSVTFEDVAVLFTRDEWRKLAPSQRNLYQDVMLENYSNLVSLGLPFSKPEVISLLQQGEDPWKVEKESPGDSSLGGYAGGYVHFCWQPASQLQNYSRMISYQENRIGHFVSVYAWTEWLP